The Anas acuta chromosome Z, bAnaAcu1.1, whole genome shotgun sequence DNA window TCAGTATGGGTTCTGCACAGCACAAAACCCCCCTGTTCCTCCCTGACGGGCAGCAGCGAAGGCTGTCTGGTGAAAGAGCAGCAGGGGAGGCCTGATAAATAATTTTACTAACGAGATGCTCACACTCAGCCACATCCTCTCCTGTTTGCCTgtcccacctgcctgctgaggtCTTTCCCAGCTGGATCCATTATTAACCCTGGAGATGCCTCTTgcataaaaacacataaaaatgatGGCTTCACGTTTCTTTTAGGGGTCCAGTCCAGGATGGCACTGGGATCAAacctcccagctctgcccatgAGACCAGGAGCCATTtggagagctgctcctgcctggccaTGGCGCTGCACTCAGGGAAGGCGCCGCAGAAACGGGTTTAATGGATTTTCCCATGACAACGTGCCAAGTTGCACTGAAtaacagagatttttattttaaaaaagcacataTGTTAAACTCTCATCTATATTATTGCTTTGCTTCTGGGGTTGGAAATGTGAATGCTCTCCATGGCGTTTGCTGAACGTGtccctcctgcaggaggagcacATGGAAGATTCTCTTCCAGTGCACTCCAGGCAGATGGAGAGCATTACATCAAATGTCCTGGAGGAGAGGCTGCTCTCTCTTCTACCACAAATCACGTTACCAGTCCTTCCCCTGGAACAGGTATATcacttgtttttctcctcctggcTCTTCAGTCTATTTTAcgcagggaaactgaggcacagagtgGCTGTTTTCTGCTCAAAGCCAGGAAGTCTGTCTCTGAGCTCCTGAATCCCGAATTTCTCCCAACCCATTGGATCACTTTTGCTTTCTAACAcccagaaagcattttctgatcCATGCCAGGAAGGTGTCCATCTCCTGCCATGCATGGAGCTTTAATGTAGTTGGGACCATGCTGGGGCAGTCCCCAGATCTGAATCTGGTGAGGACTCATGATGTCTGTGGAGTGAAAAATAGCATGTGTGTCCTACTCTTTTCCTGCCATTTTCAGCTGGATTCCCAGTCCTGGTGTGTTCAGCTTTGCAGTGCCTCAACTAGCCCCTGCGAATTTCACAAATCATAGACTCACAGactcatttaggttggaaaagacctttgagatcaccaagtccatccatcagcctgacctaccgagtcccatcactaaaccacatcccttaGTGCCGTGTCCACCTGGCTACTAAGCACCTCCATGGATAAGGACTCCTGCACCCTCACctcccttggtgcccccccagGAAAGCAGCTGAGTTCACTTGATTTGTCTAGAGCTGGAATGAGGAGAGCCTAGCTCAGAAACCCATGGCATTTGTGAGCTCTGCAGAAAGTGACCAGTCTAAATGTGCACATGCCAGCACAGACCAAAACAAGCCAGCTTAAAATCAGCCTCTGAGATCTCCCAGGTCTCAGGAAAGCAGATAATTCTTCTCCCTGATGCACAAACTCATGTGGAGAACAGCATCATTCTGCTCCAGTGCGTTTCAAAAGCCTGCATCCTTTCACACAACCTACACACCACTTTTGGCCTTATTTCTTACACATGCAGGAAAGTGTTTGCATATAAAATCCCACTGTAGCTCCTAATCCCGTTTTTCCACGGTGCACTGGATGGCTGATGGCATGGGTTTGCCTCTTGCATAGGGATGCTTCTCCCAGTCCTTTTCATAGCTTTTCTTAGGCTGCCTTAAGAAGGAGCGAGTGACTTTCCAGCTGTGGACTCTTCCACAAGGAACAAGATAGTCCTAAAACTGCTGGCTCCCAGTCACATCACTTCAATGTCCTGTTAGTCTTCACTGACCTGCATCCCCTGGATCAGCCTTGTTCTTGGCTCCATCACCAGTTTGTTGagtgctttgcattttcctcttcattttgcAGCTCATGGTAGAGTGAATCAGGGTGAAGTGATGAGCACTTCTGTCTGGGTGCCTGGTTCAAAGTGCTTGTGAAAAATCAACTTCAGCCCTGCTGGGAAGTTTCTGAAAGTCTCAGAGAAGTTGCTTGTGCATGGCCAGGCTCAGTTCTGGTGGTCCTcacagccctggtgctgggAAGCCCTGCTCAGACCCACATCCCTCCCTGGATCATTCCTTCACCCGGCACCAGCCCAGAGGTCATTCAGAGCAGCCTGACATGACAGCACCTCTTTATTTCCCCATATTACCTTTATTTACAGAGCTCTCAGCTTATTTCCCTTCTCCTTGGGCACCTTTGGAGATCCCCAGAGCCCCAGACAAGCCCTGGGGGATGAGTGGTGGTGTAGGGACCGCTCACCCCGCAGCCCTGGGGCCAGCCTGgtggagctgctccctgcagcatccccggCCTCCAGCCCAGGCTGTCTCGGCAGATGGAGCTGCTTCCCTAGGATGCAGCCAGACGCCGTGCCCAGACCCTGCCTCGGCTGATGCACGCAGCTTGGAGCAGTGCGTGGTGGTCCTTGTGTGCGGGCTCGGGAGTCAGACACGgccctgggatggggaaggagctggtttttgcattttcttttcttccagatggggaaggaggagtTTGTCTGTGTAAGTAAGTAAACGGGACTTCCCACTTCAGCCAGGACTGAATGACATGTGCAGTAAACGCTGCTTCGTTTCAGGTAATGGGGGGGGCTGGGATcctctgaagaaggaaaaaacccaGGAAACACTCCTGCTCCAGACCCGAGCTGCTCTCGCATGGCTCTGGGGTCCCTGAGCTTCCACAGGGATgccagctttgcagcagtgcttTGTAAAGGCATAAGCCAGCAGAGATCTCACCGAGATGAGTTATAAGCCCTCTGTACACCAGCGAGAAGTGGGGAGTGGGGCAGGGACATCAGTGTCCTTGTCCCCATACCCAGAGCCCTTGGAGACGTCTGGGTCCCTGGGCGATTTCCCCCCTGCATTAAGCCCTGTTGGCTTTGTAGCTAATCTGTGTCAGGCAGTGCGACAACCTTgtccctcctctgctcctcttccttgtctgcagtgacagcagaaaCCTTTTTCCCTATGGTATGTAGGCACACAGGGAGTGGGGACAGGCCCCCGCCCCGGTGAGCTGTGAGTCTCACATACAGGCAGCTGTGTGCCGGGACATGGGAGCTGCTTTCAGCTTTGGGTGTGTTTGCTGTAAAAAAGTCCCACTGCAAACGGTTGGAAAGGGGCAGGTAAATGATTAATCTGTTCTTGCAGAGCCTGACAGAGCAATGGTTTGTTTATAGCCATAACTTATAGCTACCTATGGTGCTTTCGGCCAGAACTTGCCGTATACCCACCTGTGAGAGCCTGATAGCAACCCCTAAGTGTCTGATAACCTGCTATAAAAGGAGTCTTCATGGAAAGACCGCTCCCTTTATTTAAAGACAGGATTGCTTCCCTGTGGGTTTTTCCGCAGGTGATGCTCTGCCGCTGCACCCTGCACCAGGGAAAGGCAAATGCAGCTGAAAGATCCTGCCTCACACTGTGAGCCCAAAAAGCCTGAGGGTTCAGGTATCACACATCTGGGAAGTGGACGGAGGCCTGTCAAACTCATTCCATGTGTGCCAAGTGCTCAGCtgaggtgctgggggcagaTGTGACCTAGGGGGGGCTCTCAGGGTAGGTGCACCAAGGGGTTTGGGCACGTAGCTCCCCTTCTCTCTGGCTGACATGAGCTGCATCCATTCATCCTTAGCTCCCATTTAACTCTAAGAGGGTCTAAAGTCCTGGCTCGTTTTCTGCATGTAAAGGTGGCAGCTATGTCAATATTTAATCTGTGCTGCTTAGATCCTCGGAGTGAGGAATCCAGGCTCCTTTTGGAGCAAAGTCTGGTAACTGATGGGGCAGAACCAGCACCAGATCAGCTCCCGATAAAGCAGCccaaataaaacacaaccaTGCCCTGTGTCTGCATCTCCCACACAGGATTTGACCCCCCGGGGGATAAGCAGGTAccagagcagctcagcatccTCCTTTGGGGAGGAAACCCCAAAGGGATGCAGGGCACAGGGGTCCCGGTTCCCTCATGTGCCCTCTTTCTGGAGCTCAGCTTCTGTCCTCCTGCCTAACGGAGGGGTTTGAAGTGATTGTCTTGGAgaaaaactgtgtgtgtgtgcatagaAATTAGGAAAACTCCTGGATGTCCTTTATTAGTCCCAAATAATAATAGTCCCAAAttccctgttttttctttttttttttttttaaatcattttttaaatcattttttatttgtttaatattaaaaaagaaaaagaaaaaagcagaagtcttgaaaaaaaaaatataaaaaatatttccctctctctttttttttttttttcattttcttactctGGAAAATGGTGGGGCTCATCTTAAAGAAAAGCCCTTTTTCCAGGCTGGCCAGGGGGGctaaaggaggaaggaagaagaaggaggaaaactcGAGGGCGGCAACTCAGGGGCTGACCCAGCACATAAAAACATCTTCAAAGCGAAGagcttgtttttcaaaaacaccAGGGTTTCGCTGGAAACGACCCGAGCTGGAGCCGCCAAGCAGGGCTGGGACCCAGGCCAGCTTTGGGGAGGCTGCCAGCTCTCAAAGTGTGCGTAACCCAACCTGCGCCCAAActgtccctgccccacaccaGGACTGGGTCACCATCTCCTTGGGGCACCAGTGACCTTTCTTCTCCCTACCCCCTGCTCTCTAAGCCCCTTCCCCAACACTGATGGGTTCCTGCGAGTTGGGCTCTGCAGGAGTGATATTTGTCCAGGATGCTTTTATCCATTCTGGCTCTTTTTCAGGGCAAAGTCTTGCTCTCCCTGACAGCTCACTCAAAAAATAGCTCAGCGGCTCATTTTGCtggctgggaggctgctgcgATCGATACCGAATGCGGTGACTTCTGGTATTTTTAATGGCTCCCTGGGCAGCTTATCGTCTCTGTATACTTAGATACTGATGTCACAGCAGCGTGGGTAAATACACCAGGCATGTATTGCTGGGCATGGCTGGGCTGAGCAAGAagtacttcttttttcttcccctccacgCAGGCTGCTCCTGCAAACTTGGGGTCTTGGAGATGCATCAGACCACACAGATCCCAGACAGGGTCAGCCCCATTGCCTCATGCTGCCTGCTCCATTTTCTGCCGTTTTTGTTGGCACTGGATGCTCTTTCAGGTGCTAGGAGCTGCACTGCACTGGCGGACTTTCCAGCTCACGATGCAGCTGGGATGTGTACGGCAGTGCTGTGCATTTCCCAGCAAAACAGGGATGTCTGCTTTAACGTGCTCTTGGTCTTGCAACAATTCCAGTTTAACAGCCTAACTCCAAACCCTGTGCCTAAATATCTTCCACCCCCGTTGCAGCGTAGCCTCTGGCCTGATGTAGGACAGATGTGCATCTTGGGAGTTACAGGACTTGAAttaggacaaaaataaatggagaacTGGATGGAGGGAAACATCCTTCTTTTCCCCAGCCGGTGCAAGACATCATGGAGAAAGAAGGGCTCTGGCGAGCACCATGACGCAGTGCagtgcaggcagctggcagccccAAAGCCCGTGTGTGCCcacgtccccgtgtccctgctgcagctcaggaaaAGAGCAAAGTGCAGGGAGATAAAACTTCTGCTCACCGGGCTGCATCCCCAGGGGTGGTGGGAACTGCTGCAGAGGCTGGACACTTTGGCACAGCATTTCGCTTACCTGCATTCAATGCACAGAAGACATGGACAGGTAGGGAAATCTATCAGGGCAAAAAATtgatataaaaacaacaaaatcctgaCCAAATTGCCTGAGTCACCAGGtgccagcccctctccctgGCCCCGTTCTGCTCTGTGTTCCAGCAGGACACAGCGCAGCTGCAGCCAAAGGACAGTCACAGGAATCCTGGCACTGCCCTGCTCCAAAAAAGCTCAGCTCAGCTTCCAGAGatcaggctgcagcagcacagagcagagcaatcCAGAGCTGCAGAGACAGATCCAGGAGGATCTAGGGCTGTTCAGaagattttattgcttttttcactgtttataaCCCTCTGTTTCAAAAAATGATGCTGCAGGTGTGAGTGGCCAGGCTTTGGAAAGAAGATTGTGATCACTTTCACATTGTATCCGGGCTTTTctttcaacaagaaaaagaaaaaaaaaaaaaaaaaaaagcgaagtATCTAACCAGATATTACAAAGGAGTCATGGAAAGTCAGATTACTCACCGAACAGAAAAACATGGAAACGCTCAAAAGGGAGATGTCAAAGAAACGCATTTGCCCAAAAGCTCCGTGAAGCAGAAGCCCTCGAAGGAGCTGAGGCCCATGCTGGGGGCCGTCACGCTGGGCCTCGTCCTGTTCATCGCCGCGGTGGTGGCCTGGTGCTACTACACGGTGTCCCTGCGCAAGGCGGAGCGGCTGAAGACGGAGCTGATGGACCTGCGGGCGGACGGCTTCGTCATCAGGAACCAGCACGGGGAGGTGGTGTTCCGCCTGGCCTTCCGCTCGGGGAGCCTGGACCTGGAGTCGTGCTCCAAGGAGGGCGAGATCCTGAGCTGCACGCGCTCGCACCGCGGGCCGCTCAACTTCTTCATCCAGACGGTGAAGCCCAAGGACACGGTGATGTGCTACCGCGTGCGCTGGGAGGAGCTGGCGGCCGGCCCGGCGGTGGAGCACACCATGTTCTGGGAGGACGCCCACTGGTACGGGGGCTCGGAGATGAGCACCCAGCACTGGCCCATCCGCCTGGCCGGCTACCAGGAGCCCGTGCCCTACGTGACCAGCGACGTCTACTCCTTCCGCGACAGCTTTGGCGGCATCCTGGAGCGCTACTGGCTGTCCTCCAAGGCGGTGGCCATCAAGATCAACGACTCAGTGCCCTTCCACCTGGGCTTCAACGCCACCGAGCGCACCCTCTTCTTCCAGGCCCGCTACAAGGACTCGCCCTACAAGCCCCCGCCGGGCCAGCAGCCCTTCCCCGAGCTGAGCTACCGCGTGTGCGTGGGCTCCGACGTCACCTCCATCCACAAGTACATGGTGCGCAGGTACTTCAACAAGCCCTCCAAGATCCCCGCTGAGAACGCCTTCCGCTACCCCATCTGGTCCACCTGGGCACTCTACAAAAAAGATATCAACCAGGATAAAGTCTTGGATTTTGCAATAAACATAAAGAAGTACAATTTTAATTGCAGCCACATTGAGATCGATGACATGTATACACAAGCCTACGGGGACTTTGACTTTGACCCCGTCAAGTTCCCCAATGTAACGGAGATGTTTGCAAAACTGAGAGAGGATGGCTTTAAATTTACACTGTGGATTCACCCTTTCATACACACAGATTCCTCAAACTTTGGTGTGGGGATTGAGCGTCAGCTGTTCATCAAGGAGCCGTCGGGGCGGCTGCCGGCCATGGTGGAGTGGTGGAACGGCATCGGGGCCATCCTGGACTTCACCAACCCGGCAGCCCGGGACTGGTTCCAGAGCCACCTGCGCCAGCTCCGCCACAAGTACGGCATCTCCTCCTTCAAGTTCGATGCAGGTGAGACCAGCTACCTGCCCAAGCAGTTCAGCACCTTCCGGCCACTCTCAGACCCCAGCATCTGGTCGCGGCGCTACACGGAGATGGCCATCCCCTTCTATGAGCTGGCGGAGGTGCGGGTGGGCTACCAGTCGCAGAACATCTCCTGCTTCTTCCGCATCATTGACCGCGACTCCGTGTGGGGCTACGAGCTCGGCCTCAAGTCGCTCATCCCCACGGTGCTCACCATCAGCATGTTGGGGTACCCTTTTGTGCTGCCAGATATGATTGGAGGAAACTTCCTCCCAAATAAGACAGATGGTGCAGTTGAGATCCCGGACCGTGAGCTGTACGTGCGGTGGCTGGAGCTGTCGGCCTTCATGCCCTCCATGCAGTTCTCCATCCCACCCTGGCTCTACGACAAGCAGGTGGTGGAGATCGCACAGAAATTCACCGAGCTCCACGAGTCGCTGGtggccccgctgctgctggagctggccgGGGAAGTCACCGACACGGGCGACCCCATCATCCGGCCCATCTGGTGGATCTCGCCCCGCGACGAGGCCACCCACAGGATCGACTCGCAGTTCCTCATCGGGGACACCCTCATGGTGGCACCCGTCCTGGAGATGGGCAAGCAGGAGCGTGACGTCTACCTGCCGGCGGGCAAGTGGCGCAGCTACAAGGGGGAGTTGTTTGAGAAGACGCCCATGCTGCTCACCGACTATCCCGTTGACTTGGACGAAGTTGCCTATTTCCATCGGATTTCATAACATCTCCTCCATCAGCTTTGCCATGGTCTCAGGAATTAATGAACCCATGACTTTATTGGCCTGGGAATTTTTATAGCTTTTGAAGTAGAAATACATTAGCATGAACTCAAAGAAAATACTATGACCTTTATTTAGTGTGTCAATTGGTGTAGAATaacttattaaaatgtattGGATGAATGTCTTGGCTGTTGTAGTATGACTAATACAATGTATAGAAACAGATTCTCCACTCCTAATCTCTTCCCATCAAGAAATGCCATGCACACTTACTTTTTATATAGAATAATGATAATTAGATGGACTCCATTGTTACCCAGTGGTAATGCAGCCCTTCTCCttagatttttgtatttttcatttgcttagtGAAGGAAGCCGTTGGAGCAGAGTATTT harbors:
- the LOC137848243 gene encoding myogenesis-regulating glycosidase-like, whose translation is MESQITHRTEKHGNAQKGDVKETHLPKSSVKQKPSKELRPMLGAVTLGLVLFIAAVVAWCYYTVSLRKAERLKTELMDLRADGFVIRNQHGEVVFRLAFRSGSLDLESCSKEGEILSCTRSHRGPLNFFIQTVKPKDTVMCYRVRWEELAAGPAVEHTMFWEDAHWYGGSEMSTQHWPIRLAGYQEPVPYVTSDVYSFRDSFGGILERYWLSSKAVAIKINDSVPFHLGFNATERTLFFQARYKDSPYKPPPGQQPFPELSYRVCVGSDVTSIHKYMVRRYFNKPSKIPAENAFRYPIWSTWALYKKDINQDKVLDFAINIKKYNFNCSHIEIDDMYTQAYGDFDFDPVKFPNVTEMFAKLREDGFKFTLWIHPFIHTDSSNFGVGIERQLFIKEPSGRLPAMVEWWNGIGAILDFTNPAARDWFQSHLRQLRHKYGISSFKFDAGETSYLPKQFSTFRPLSDPSIWSRRYTEMAIPFYELAEVRVGYQSQNISCFFRIIDRDSVWGYELGLKSLIPTVLTISMLGYPFVLPDMIGGNFLPNKTDGAVEIPDRELYVRWLELSAFMPSMQFSIPPWLYDKQVVEIAQKFTELHESLVAPLLLELAGEVTDTGDPIIRPIWWISPRDEATHRIDSQFLIGDTLMVAPVLEMGKQERDVYLPAGKWRSYKGELFEKTPMLLTDYPVDLDEVAYFHRIS